The genomic region CCGGATCTCGGGCACGCGCGCCTCGGCCGTGTGGATCGCCTCCGCGGCGATGCGCGCGGCGTCGTCCAGCGGCCACCGGTAGACACCCGTGGAAATCGCGGGGAAGGCCACGGACGACGCCCCGAGATCGTACGCCAGGCGCAGGGACTCGGTGTAGCAGGAGGCGAGCCGCGCACCACGGTCCTCCGTGGTGCTGTACACCGGCCCCACCGTGTGGATCACCCAGCGGGCGGGCAGTGCCCCGGCGGTGGTGGCCACCGCGTGGCCGACGGGCAGGCCGCCGCCGAGGTGTCCGGCACGCAGGCGGCGGCACTCCTCCAGGACCGCCTTGCCGCCCTTGCGGTGGATGGCGCCGTCGACCCCGCCGCCTCCGAGGAGGGAGCTGTTGGCCGCGTTGACGATGGCGTCCACCTCTTGTTCGGTGATGTCGCCTTTAGTGACGATGAGACGCGTGTGGTTGCTCGTGCCCATGGTGGAAATCCTTCCCCGGCGTTGGTCGGCAGTATCGCCGCCCGGATTGCTTTCGGCACGTGATTTCGGCGGGTCCGCCGGGCTCCGGTGTCCGTGAACAGGCGGCTTCGGGTCCGCTCCCGGGCGGACCGGCCGCCCGGCGGACGGAGCCGCATCGCCCTCCCCGCCGGGTGATCGGGATTTAACCGGGGGTACGACAGGCTGTAGTACTAGCCCCGGTAGACTTGGATCCATGAATCGGCTTGGCGAACTTGAACGCGCGGTGATGGATGTACTGTGGGCACGAAACGAACCAATGACGGTTCGTGAGGTCGGCAAAGCGCTCACCGAACGCGACCTGGCACACACGACCGTCATGACCGTGCTCGATCGACTCGCCAAGAAGAAGGTGGTCTCACGAGCGCGGGAGGGTCGTGCGTGGCGGTACAGCCCGGCCGCGAGCCGTGAGGCCTACGTGTCCGAGCTGATGTTCGACGCCCTCGGTCAGACGGGGGACCGCGACGCGGCCCTGGCCGCCTTCGTCCAGTCCATGGACGGCCAGGAGGCTGAAGCGCTCCGGCGCGCACTCGGGGAAATCGAGCAGCCAAGGAACTAGCCCGTATGGTCAGTGCCGCACTTCTCTCTCTCGTCGCGGTCGGCTGTCTCATCGCCATGGAGGTACTCCATCGGGCGAAGTGGCCGGCCCGCGGCCCCTACACCGCGGTCATCACCTGGCAGGCGCTCGGCCTGGCCTGGGGGGTGTCGACCATCGGTGCGCTCCTGGCGTTCGGGCTGTCCTCCTACGAACTGGGCGCCGCGCACGGCCTGCTCGCCCTGGCCGGCGACATCGTCACCGGCCGGCTCATCTCCTCCGAACTGTCCCTGGGCACGGAGGGCGCCAGCCACATCGTGGCCGTGGCGCTGGCCGCCGCGCTGACCCTCGTGCTCTTCTACGGTCTCGTCTCCTCCTTCGTGCAGGTCGTCCGCGTACGCCGCCGCCACCACGACCTCCTGGAACTGGTCGCCAAGGACCACCCCGACGTCCCCGGCGCACGCGTGGTGGACCACCCGGCCGCCGCCGCGTACTGCCTGCCCGGCGTGCTGCGCTCACAGGTCGTCATCAGCGAAGGGGCCCTGGCGGTGCTGGACCGCGCGGAGCTGGCCGCCGTCCTCGCCCACGAGAACGCCCACCTGCGCCAGCGGCACGACCTCGTCCTGCTGCCGTTCTCCTCCCTCAAGCGCGCGTTCCCGCGTGTGCGGCTGGTGCGCACCTACTACGAGAGCGTGGCGCTGCTCATCGAGATGTGCGCCGACGACCAGGCCCGTCGGCACAGCTCCCGCCGTGAGCTCGCCATGGCCCTGCTCCGCTTCGGCGCGGCCGGTCCCGCTCCGGTGCCCGCCGGTGCGATGGCCGCCGTCGAGGAGTCCGAGCCCGACGTCATGCGCCGGGTCAACCGCCTCCTGCGCCCCGACGACGAACTCCCGTACCACGCGGGCGCCGTCATCATGGGCGGCTCGGCGTTCCTGCTGGCCTTCGTCACCTGCCTCTGGCACATCCCCGTCTGACGACCGGAGCGCTCGCCGCGCGCCGACCCCGCACGGCGCCCCGTGTGATCTCAGCCTCGACCGGGCACCAATCGCGGATCCGATCCGTTTACTGTGGAGAGCGGGCGGACCCCCGTTCGGGACGTAGTCGGGAGTGTGCATGTACCTGATCTGGATGGCCATCTACACGGCCACTTTCGTGGCCAGCCTCTACGCGCTGATCGAGGCACTGCGCACACCGGCCTCCGCGTTCGAGATCATGGACAAGCAGAACAAGAGGCTGTGGGTCATCCTCACGGGTGCCGCCACCGGTGTGTCCCTGCTGGCGGTGCTCACCGGCACGGGTTTCCTCGTGATCATGGGTCTCGTGGCCACGCTCATCTTCCTCCTGGACGTGCGTCCGGCGGTCAAGGGGAGCCAGGGCGGTCGCAACAACGGCCCCTACGGCCCCTGGTAGACCTCACGCCCCGGTCCCTTGGGGGCGGTGGTCGGGCCGCGGACTCTCGTCCAGGGTCCGCAACACCTGCCAGAGCGACTCCGCGTAGGCGGGATCGCCCGTGTAGTGCGAGTGGCCCAGGATCTCCGGTCTGCGGGCCTCGCCCGGCGGCGCGTCGTAGGACCGCGGGTCGGGCAGCGGCTCGGCGATGGACACCACCTCGTCCTCCCCGATCTCCCCGGCGGCGTCGCGCATGCGCACCGGCCCCGCGATGGCGTCCGTCATCCGCCACAGGTTGCGCCAGTCCGACACCCGGGTCCGCAGGTCGGCGAAGGCCACCGGCCCGAAGTAGGCGGGGAAGTAGCGCGCGTACAGCCGGTTCAGCGGCGATCCGTGGGTGACGAGCGCGATACGCCCCTGGACGTCGGCGGGCAGCTGCCACACCGTGGCCGCGGCCAGTACTGATCCCTGTGAATGCCCCGAGAGCACCACACCCGTGCCGTCCCTGGCCATCCGCGCCACGCGCGCGGTCAGCTGCGGGACCGCCCGCTCCGCGTAGGAGGGCGGCGCCAGCGGGTGCGCGACCCGGGGCCAGAACGTGCCCACGTCCCACAGGGCACCCACCGCCTGGCGCGTGGGTCTGTCCCGGTAGGCACTGCGCCCGATCCAGGCCAGCGCCACCAGCGCCAGGCCACCGATGAGGGAGCCGATGGTCACCAGCCCCGTCACCGCCTCCTGCGCCAGCAGACCCAGCCGCCCGGAGACCGCCGCGTCCGCGGTCACCGCACCGGCGACCAGGTCACCGGACAGCACCGCGTAGAGCACCAGAACCACCAGCAGCACCGCCGGCGCCAGGAGCGCCACCAGCACCGACGGCAGGACCTCCGTCAGCCGTCCGACCGCCCGCGCCCGGGCGATGTCCCACGTGCGCCGGTCGCGCACGCTCCGGGCGTACTGCTCGGTGACGGCCGGTACGTGGGCCCGGGTGCCGCGCCGCACCTCCAGGGCGAGCACCGCCGCCGTGCCCAGCGCGATGGCCGCCTCGAACGCGAACGCGAGCTGTAGCCAGGAGTAGGCCGCGGGCGGATCCAGCGGCAGGCAGTGGTCGCCCCCGGCCGCGTCCCTCGTCCCGCAGCCGCTCAGCCACAGCGAGCCCTGGTAGACCAGCGCCGCCGAGAACCCGCCGCCCAGCAGGGCGCCCAGCACCGCGGTCGCCGGCCCCGCCAGTCCGCGCATCGCCGCGCCGTCGTGCGCCCGGTCCACGGCGTGGAGCACCAGCGCCGCCGTCAGAAGGAGCACGGCGAACGTGCCCTGGACGGCGAACAAAGCGTTGAGCGCGGTGTCGTGGCCGGGCAGCCGGCCCTCCGCGGACCAGCCCGCACGCGGCCACACCGCGTACCCGGCGACGGCCACCGCCAGCACGATGGTGGTGTCGCGCAGGATCCGGCAGACCCGGTCCGCCCGCGCGTTCCAGCGCGGATCCACCCCCGGAACGAGCACACTCGCGGCGCTGACGGTCAGTACCGCGCCCAGGAACACGGCCAGGGCGAGCCCCGCGTACGGCCGCACACCCGGATCCGCGTCGCGCGCCAGGTCGTCCTGGAGCGCCGGGACCAGCAGCAACAGGGCGACCATGCCCACGGCCACCGCGATGTGCGCCGACCGCAGCCGGGCCATGGTCTCGCTGTTGCGCCAGAACTCCGCGTGGCTGAGCGGCGCCTCGGCCGCCTCCCTGGGCGGCACCGGCGAGGCCACGACCTCGTAGTCGGCGGCCGTCCGCCGCGACAGGCGCCACAGCACGAGTACCACCGCGATCGGCAGCGCAGCGCCCACCAGCAGTGTCGTGCCCGGGGCGGAGAGCGGGGAGTCGGCGGCGGACAGGAAGCCCAGCCACGGCCTGGCGTCGGCGCACGCCTCGCCCAGGCCACCGCACTGCCACGCCACCAGGTCCATCCCGATCCCGGCCGTGGCCAGGGTGATGAGAGCGGTCAGCGACAGCGCGAGCAGGCGCACGCTCGCCCCGTACACGTTGTTGGCCACCCGGCTCAGCCCGGCGGGTTCACGGTCCATCCGGCCCGGACGCATCCAGTACGCCACGTTGAGCAGCATGAACGGGAGTAACAGCAGCCACAGCGCCCGTGAGGAACTGCCCGACGTCAGGTTGCCCCACGCGAAGATCTCCCGCCGCACGCCGGGGACGGTCTCGGTGTCGGGTTCGCGGCGCCACCGGAAGAACCCGGCCAGCCGGTCGCCGCCCACGCGCATCGCGGGCTCGACGTCCAACAGCTCCTCCGCCTGCCCGCCGCTGACGCCGTGCACCCGCAGTTCCACCCGGTCCGCGAGGGACCGGGGATCGTCGGGAGAGCACTCCCGCACCCCGGGTTCCGCGATACCGGGTTCGAAGGCCGGCGGTTCGGCCCTCGCGGGGTCGACGCGACGGACGTCTTCCCGCGCGCGGGGTTCTGTGGCACGCTGCTTGCCCGCGTCGGACCCGCGGGTACGGGACCCCTCCCGTGCGCGGGGCTCCGCGCTGCCGGGTCGGCCCGCGGGGACGATCTCTCGCACGTGGGGCCCGGTGGCGTCGGACCCGAAGGTACGGACCCCTTTCCACGCACGGGGTTCCGTGGCACGCGGTTCGCCCGCGGGGACGTCCTCTCGCACGTGGGGCCCGACCGGGGAGCTGCCGGTCGTGCGGGGCGAACGGAGGGGGTCGGCGGTCGCGGGCGCGGGAGAACCCAGGGGGGAGTCGTGGTCCTGCATATTCAGCATCCTGCCACGCTGAGTGGCCGAGCGACAGCGGTAACGAACGACCTGTGGACAACCGCCCCTGGCCGGATCCGGTCGGTGCCCGGACCTACTCCACCAGGTCCTCGTCGTCCACGTCCCAGGTGTTGCAGGCGCCCGGCGACTGCTGCTCCCACCCCGCCCGCGTCCACCACACGCCGTTGTCCTTCGAGCCGTGCGTGCGCTCCGACTCGGGGCCGTCCTCCCGGTCCGCGGTGGCCGCGGCGTCCTCCAACAGCGACTCCAGGTCGTCGTCGCCCAACGGGTAGGTGACCCGTACCGAGCCCAGGAACGCGCCCGCCAGGCAGTTGGCCTGCAGCTCACTGCGGCGCGTCCACGCGTTGCGCCCCTCGGCGTCCGACTCCTCCTGGCGCTGCCCGTGGTAGTACTCCAGCAACCCGGACTCGCCCTGCACGTGGTGGCTGTACTCATGGGCCAGCAGCGACGCGTACACCACGCTGCGGCCGGCGCCGTTCCACTTCTCCACCACGTCCGAGGTGCCGATGTAGATGCTCGTGCTCGCCCGGCAGTAGAAGGCGCCCGCCGACGACGGGTAGGCACGGCACGGGCTCACGCCCGGCTCGGACCAGAACACCCGCTCCGGCGGCTCGAACGGGATCCCCGCCCGTGCGAACTGGGTCGTCCACGCGTCGTCCAGGCAGTCCGCCACCGCGTGCAGGAACTCCTCCATCTCGGCGGCGTCGTCCACGTCCGGTTCGTCGACCGGGCAGGGCAGCGGGCTCAGCCGACCGGTGTCGTAGAGGGGGTTGGCCACCAGGGCCGCGTGGCCCGAGGGGCGCTCGGGCTGGTTCAGGCGGCCCGAGGCCCCCAGCACACCGGAGCCCCCCGACGGCTCCTGCGCGGGCTTGTCGTCGGGCGCGGTGCCCACCGCCCCGGCCGTGCCGTCGGAGGCCGTCCCGTCCGGCGGAGCGTCCTCGGTGACCGCCGTCCACGAGAGGAGGGCGAGCGCGAACAGGGCCGCGAGCAGGCCGCCCACCATGGTGAGCGGCCCCCGGCCCGAGCGGCGCCCGCTCACCGCACCAGGTCCTCGTCCACGTTCCAGGTGTCGCAGGACGCCGGGTCCACGCGGTCCATGCCGTGGGCGGTCCACATCCGGCCGTTCTCCGCCGACCCGTGGGTCCGGCCGCGGCCCCGGTCGCTACGGAGTTCGACGTCGTCGAGGATGTTGCGCCGCTCGGCGGGGCCGTAGCCCAGCGAGTCGCGGGCGGCCCCCAGGAACACGCCGCCCAGGCAGTTGGCCTGGAGCTCGTTGCGTCGGCTCAGCTCGTCGGCCTCCTCCTGCTCGGCACCCGCCCTCGCGCTGTGGAACTGCGCGAGGATGCGCGACTGTCCCTGGACGTGATGACCGTACTCGTGGCTGATGAGGAACGTGTAGGCCTCGGGATTCTCGTTGTCGGCCGAGGCCGCCACGATGTCCTCCAAACCCAGGTAGAGGCCCTGGTTGGCGCCGCAGTAGAACGCCGCCGTGCCCTCCGAGGGGAACGCTCCGCACGGGCTGTGGCCCGCGGCGGTCCAGTAGACGCGGTTCGGCGAGCTGAACTCCAGCCCCGCCGAGGCGAAGTAGTCGCCCCAGGCCTGGTCGAGACAGTCGGCGATCGCGTGGGCGAAGGTCTCCACCGACTCGGTGTCGTCCTTGTCCAGCTCCGGCGCCGTACAGGTCACCTCGCCCAGCTCACCGATACG from Nocardiopsis aegyptia harbors:
- a CDS encoding neutral zinc metallopeptidase yields the protein MGLGVSLCLVAGLAAMGFTGFLAISELLHAADPAWSHPVADQEHTAPVTPSNGTGSGSGTAGGEGATTVGRSAPLDDSPLYRIGELGEVTCTAPELDKDDTESVETFAHAIADCLDQAWGDYFASAGLEFSSPNRVYWTAAGHSPCGAFPSEGTAAFYCGANQGLYLGLEDIVAASADNENPEAYTFLISHEYGHHVQGQSRILAQFHSARAGAEQEEADELSRRNELQANCLGGVFLGAARDSLGYGPAERRNILDDVELRSDRGRGRTHGSAENGRMWTAHGMDRVDPASCDTWNVDEDLVR
- a CDS encoding DUF2516 family protein: MYLIWMAIYTATFVASLYALIEALRTPASAFEIMDKQNKRLWVILTGAATGVSLLAVLTGTGFLVIMGLVATLIFLLDVRPAVKGSQGGRNNGPYGPW
- a CDS encoding BlaI/MecI/CopY family transcriptional regulator, producing the protein MNRLGELERAVMDVLWARNEPMTVREVGKALTERDLAHTTVMTVLDRLAKKKVVSRAREGRAWRYSPAASREAYVSELMFDALGQTGDRDAALAAFVQSMDGQEAEALRRALGEIEQPRN
- a CDS encoding M56 family metallopeptidase yields the protein MVSAALLSLVAVGCLIAMEVLHRAKWPARGPYTAVITWQALGLAWGVSTIGALLAFGLSSYELGAAHGLLALAGDIVTGRLISSELSLGTEGASHIVAVALAAALTLVLFYGLVSSFVQVVRVRRRHHDLLELVAKDHPDVPGARVVDHPAAAAYCLPGVLRSQVVISEGALAVLDRAELAAVLAHENAHLRQRHDLVLLPFSSLKRAFPRVRLVRTYYESVALLIEMCADDQARRHSSRRELAMALLRFGAAGPAPVPAGAMAAVEESEPDVMRRVNRLLRPDDELPYHAGAVIMGGSAFLLAFVTCLWHIPV
- a CDS encoding neutral zinc metallopeptidase, yielding MVGGLLAALFALALLSWTAVTEDAPPDGTASDGTAGAVGTAPDDKPAQEPSGGSGVLGASGRLNQPERPSGHAALVANPLYDTGRLSPLPCPVDEPDVDDAAEMEEFLHAVADCLDDAWTTQFARAGIPFEPPERVFWSEPGVSPCRAYPSSAGAFYCRASTSIYIGTSDVVEKWNGAGRSVVYASLLAHEYSHHVQGESGLLEYYHGQRQEESDAEGRNAWTRRSELQANCLAGAFLGSVRVTYPLGDDDLESLLEDAAATADREDGPESERTHGSKDNGVWWTRAGWEQQSPGACNTWDVDDEDLVE
- a CDS encoding O-acetyl-ADP-ribose deacetylase, encoding MGTSNHTRLIVTKGDITEQEVDAIVNAANSSLLGGGGVDGAIHRKGGKAVLEECRRLRAGHLGGGLPVGHAVATTAGALPARWVIHTVGPVYSTTEDRGARLASCYTESLRLAYDLGASSVAFPAISTGVYRWPLDDAARIAAEAIHTAEARVPEIRLVLFDDTALAAFQRVFDPS